Proteins encoded within one genomic window of Ursus arctos isolate Adak ecotype North America unplaced genomic scaffold, UrsArc2.0 scaffold_7, whole genome shotgun sequence:
- the BUB3 gene encoding mitotic checkpoint protein BUB3 isoform X1 produces the protein MTGSNEFKLNQPPEDGISSVKFSPNTSQFLLVSSWDTSVRLYDVPANSMRLKYQHTGAVLDCAFYDPTHAWSGGLDHQLKMHDLNTDQENLVGTHDAPIRCVEYCPEVNVMVTGSWDQTVKLWDPRTPCNAGTFSQPEKVYTLSVSGDRLIVGTAGRRVLVWDLRNMGYVQQRRESSLKYQTRCIRAFPNKQGYVLSSIEGRVAVEYLDPSPEVQKKKYAFKCHRLKENNIEQIYPVNAISFHNIHNTFATGGSDGFVNIWDPFNKKRLCQFHRYPTSIASLAFSNDGTTLAIASSYMYEMDDTEHPEDGIFIRQVTDAETKPKFIYFRETEREQQEGQRERESPADSSLSAEPDAGFNLTTLRS, from the exons ATGACCGGTTCTAACGAGTTCAAACTGAACCAGCCACCCGAGGACGGCATCTCATCGGTGAAGTTCAGCCCCAACACCTCCCAGTTCCTGCTGGTCTCCTCCTGGGACACGTCGGTGCGCCTCTACGATGTGCCGGCCAACTCCATGCGGCTCAAGTACCAGCACACCGGCGCCGTCCTGGATTGCGCCTTCTAC GATCCAACACATGCTTGGAGTGGGGGATTAGACCATCAATTGAAAATGCATGATTTGAACACTGATCAAG AAAATCTCGTTGGAACCCATGATGCCCCTATCAGATGTGTTGAATACTGTCCAGAAGTGAATGTGATGGTGACAGGGAGTTGGGATCAGACAGTTAAATTGTGGGATCCCAGAACGCCTTGTAATGCAGGGACCTTCTCTCAGCCTGAAAAG GTGTATACCCTCTCAGTGTCTGGAGACCGGCTGATTGTGGGCACCGCAGGCCGCAGAGTACTGGTGTGGGACTTACGGAACATGGGCTATGTGCAGCAGCGCCGGGAGTCCAGCCTCAAGTACCAGACTCGCTGCATCCGGGCATTTCCAAACAAGCAG GGTTATGTATTAAGCTCCATCGAAGGGCGAGTGGCAGTTGAGTACTTGGACCCAAGCCCTGAGGTACAGAAGAAGAAGTATGCCTTCAAGTGTCACAGACTAAAGGAGAACAATATTGAGCAGATTTACCCAGTCAATGCCATTTCCTTTCACAACATCCACAATACATTTGCTACAG GTGGCTCTGATGGATTTGTAAACATTTGGGATCCATTTAACAAAAAGCGACTGTGCCAGTTCCATCGGTACCCCACCAGCATTGCATCCCTGGCCTTCAGTAATGACGGGACCACGCTTGCAATAGCATCGTCGTATATGTATGAGATGGATGACACGGAACATCCTGAAGATGGTATCTTCATTCGCCAAGTGACAGATGCAGAAACAAAACCCAA atttatttattttagagagacagagcgcgaacagcaggaggggcagagggagagagaatctccagcagactcctcgctgagcgcagagcccgatgcggggttcaatctcacaaccttgagatcatga
- the BUB3 gene encoding mitotic checkpoint protein BUB3 isoform X3, whose amino-acid sequence MTGSNEFKLNQPPEDGISSVKFSPNTSQFLLVSSWDTSVRLYDVPANSMRLKYQHTGAVLDCAFYDPTHAWSGGLDHQLKMHDLNTDQENLVGTHDAPIRCVEYCPEVNVMVTGSWDQTVKLWDPRTPCNAGTFSQPEKVYTLSVSGDRLIVGTAGRRVLVWDLRNMGYVQQRRESSLKYQTRCIRAFPNKQGYVLSSIEGRVAVEYLDPSPEVQKKKYAFKCHRLKENNIEQIYPVNAISFHNIHNTFATGGSDGFVNIWDPFNKKRLCQFHRYPTSIASLAFSNDGTTLAIASSYMYEMDDTEHPEDGIFIRQVTDAETKPKST is encoded by the exons ATGACCGGTTCTAACGAGTTCAAACTGAACCAGCCACCCGAGGACGGCATCTCATCGGTGAAGTTCAGCCCCAACACCTCCCAGTTCCTGCTGGTCTCCTCCTGGGACACGTCGGTGCGCCTCTACGATGTGCCGGCCAACTCCATGCGGCTCAAGTACCAGCACACCGGCGCCGTCCTGGATTGCGCCTTCTAC GATCCAACACATGCTTGGAGTGGGGGATTAGACCATCAATTGAAAATGCATGATTTGAACACTGATCAAG AAAATCTCGTTGGAACCCATGATGCCCCTATCAGATGTGTTGAATACTGTCCAGAAGTGAATGTGATGGTGACAGGGAGTTGGGATCAGACAGTTAAATTGTGGGATCCCAGAACGCCTTGTAATGCAGGGACCTTCTCTCAGCCTGAAAAG GTGTATACCCTCTCAGTGTCTGGAGACCGGCTGATTGTGGGCACCGCAGGCCGCAGAGTACTGGTGTGGGACTTACGGAACATGGGCTATGTGCAGCAGCGCCGGGAGTCCAGCCTCAAGTACCAGACTCGCTGCATCCGGGCATTTCCAAACAAGCAG GGTTATGTATTAAGCTCCATCGAAGGGCGAGTGGCAGTTGAGTACTTGGACCCAAGCCCTGAGGTACAGAAGAAGAAGTATGCCTTCAAGTGTCACAGACTAAAGGAGAACAATATTGAGCAGATTTACCCAGTCAATGCCATTTCCTTTCACAACATCCACAATACATTTGCTACAG GTGGCTCTGATGGATTTGTAAACATTTGGGATCCATTTAACAAAAAGCGACTGTGCCAGTTCCATCGGTACCCCACCAGCATTGCATCCCTGGCCTTCAGTAATGACGGGACCACGCTTGCAATAGCATCGTCGTATATGTATGAGATGGATGACACGGAACATCCTGAAGATGGTATCTTCATTCGCCAAGTGACAGATGCAGAAACAAAACCCAA GTCCACCTAA
- the BUB3 gene encoding mitotic checkpoint protein BUB3 isoform X2, which yields MTGSNEFKLNQPPEDGISSVKFSPNTSQFLLVSSWDTSVRLYDVPANSMRLKYQHTGAVLDCAFYDPTHAWSGGLDHQLKMHDLNTDQENLVGTHDAPIRCVEYCPEVNVMVTGSWDQTVKLWDPRTPCNAGTFSQPEKVYTLSVSGDRLIVGTAGRRVLVWDLRNMGYVQQRRESSLKYQTRCIRAFPNKQGYVLSSIEGRVAVEYLDPSPEVQKKKYAFKCHRLKENNIEQIYPVNAISFHNIHNTFATGGSDGFVNIWDPFNKKRLCQFHRYPTSIASLAFSNDGTTLAIASSYMYEMDDTEHPEDGIFIRQVTDAETKPKSPCT from the exons ATGACCGGTTCTAACGAGTTCAAACTGAACCAGCCACCCGAGGACGGCATCTCATCGGTGAAGTTCAGCCCCAACACCTCCCAGTTCCTGCTGGTCTCCTCCTGGGACACGTCGGTGCGCCTCTACGATGTGCCGGCCAACTCCATGCGGCTCAAGTACCAGCACACCGGCGCCGTCCTGGATTGCGCCTTCTAC GATCCAACACATGCTTGGAGTGGGGGATTAGACCATCAATTGAAAATGCATGATTTGAACACTGATCAAG AAAATCTCGTTGGAACCCATGATGCCCCTATCAGATGTGTTGAATACTGTCCAGAAGTGAATGTGATGGTGACAGGGAGTTGGGATCAGACAGTTAAATTGTGGGATCCCAGAACGCCTTGTAATGCAGGGACCTTCTCTCAGCCTGAAAAG GTGTATACCCTCTCAGTGTCTGGAGACCGGCTGATTGTGGGCACCGCAGGCCGCAGAGTACTGGTGTGGGACTTACGGAACATGGGCTATGTGCAGCAGCGCCGGGAGTCCAGCCTCAAGTACCAGACTCGCTGCATCCGGGCATTTCCAAACAAGCAG GGTTATGTATTAAGCTCCATCGAAGGGCGAGTGGCAGTTGAGTACTTGGACCCAAGCCCTGAGGTACAGAAGAAGAAGTATGCCTTCAAGTGTCACAGACTAAAGGAGAACAATATTGAGCAGATTTACCCAGTCAATGCCATTTCCTTTCACAACATCCACAATACATTTGCTACAG GTGGCTCTGATGGATTTGTAAACATTTGGGATCCATTTAACAAAAAGCGACTGTGCCAGTTCCATCGGTACCCCACCAGCATTGCATCCCTGGCCTTCAGTAATGACGGGACCACGCTTGCAATAGCATCGTCGTATATGTATGAGATGGATGACACGGAACATCCTGAAGATGGTATCTTCATTCGCCAAGTGACAGATGCAGAAACAAAACCCAA GTCACCATGTACTtga